In one Oscillospiraceae bacterium genomic region, the following are encoded:
- the cheA gene encoding chemotaxis protein CheA, translating to MGSGNDSILDMYLYETNTLLEQLDSIVLAAERAAVFSPGDVNEIFRIMHTIKGSSAMMEYNSLMTVAHRIEDLFFIIREKGMEIVPEEHRGALFDLMFQAVDYFRGEMEKVEGEQPLCENIGTLIEKINSLIAKIQGQDGAGDAPAPGAEAPAQPEGPGRAAGGTPQAETPPAMDGAYPYLIQVYFDEGSGMENLRAFMLVSSIRDFCAEGDFTYDPAGVESQPETAEAIAERGFWLAFRSREDRDNAVHVVTGAGSVRTYQTVDREAQAPADAAPERKKPGAPQAKAPAGAQEPGHTRESLISVNLSKLDELMAVVGEIVITESMVTASPDLRGLKLDSFTKSARQLRKLTDELQDVSMSLRMVPVSATFQKMNRIVRDMGKKLGKRARLTLVGEDTEVDKTIVDSIGDPIMHIVRNSMDHGIEADEEARTAAGKDPVGEIVLSARHTGGEVIIEVKDDGQGVNCDAVLAKAVRAGLASPDVDYSHREILNFLLMPGFSTNTEVTEFSGRGVGMDVVKKNVEEVGGTVSISSEPGVGMTTTLKIPLTMAIMDGMEVAVGGSIFTIPINNIRQSFKVGAGDVIHDAARGEMLKCMDSFYPVLRVKELYSLEGGCDEIEDGIVLWLEAGECSYCLFVDELMGEQQVVVKPLPAYVNAFGIKERGITGCTILGDGNISIILDAANLYSLVR from the coding sequence ATGGGCAGCGGAAACGACAGCATCCTGGACATGTACCTCTATGAGACGAATACCCTCCTGGAGCAGCTGGACAGCATCGTCCTCGCCGCCGAGCGGGCGGCCGTCTTTTCCCCTGGCGACGTCAACGAGATTTTTCGGATTATGCACACCATCAAGGGCTCCTCGGCCATGATGGAGTACAACTCCCTGATGACGGTGGCCCACCGCATCGAGGATCTGTTCTTCATCATCCGGGAAAAGGGGATGGAGATCGTCCCGGAGGAACACCGGGGGGCGCTCTTCGACCTGATGTTCCAGGCGGTGGACTACTTCCGGGGCGAGATGGAGAAGGTGGAGGGCGAACAGCCTCTCTGTGAGAATATCGGCACCTTGATCGAAAAAATTAATAGCCTCATCGCAAAAATACAGGGGCAGGACGGCGCCGGAGACGCCCCCGCGCCCGGGGCGGAGGCCCCGGCCCAGCCGGAGGGCCCGGGGCGGGCCGCCGGGGGGACGCCGCAGGCGGAGACGCCTCCGGCCATGGACGGCGCCTACCCCTATCTGATACAGGTGTATTTCGACGAGGGGAGCGGCATGGAGAACCTGCGGGCGTTCATGCTGGTGTCCTCCATCCGGGATTTCTGCGCGGAGGGCGACTTTACCTATGACCCCGCCGGGGTGGAGAGCCAGCCGGAGACGGCGGAGGCCATTGCCGAGCGGGGCTTCTGGCTGGCCTTCCGCAGCCGGGAGGACCGGGACAACGCCGTGCACGTGGTGACCGGGGCCGGATCGGTGCGGACCTACCAGACGGTGGACCGGGAGGCGCAGGCCCCCGCGGACGCGGCGCCGGAGCGGAAGAAGCCCGGCGCGCCCCAGGCCAAGGCCCCGGCCGGGGCGCAGGAGCCCGGGCACACCCGGGAGAGCCTGATCAGCGTCAACCTGAGCAAGCTGGACGAGCTGATGGCCGTGGTGGGGGAGATCGTCATCACCGAGTCCATGGTCACCGCCTCGCCGGACCTGCGCGGGCTGAAGCTGGACAGCTTCACCAAGTCCGCGCGGCAGCTGCGCAAGCTCACCGACGAGCTGCAGGACGTGTCCATGTCCCTGCGCATGGTCCCCGTCTCCGCCACCTTCCAGAAGATGAACCGCATCGTGCGGGACATGGGGAAAAAGCTGGGCAAGCGGGCGCGGCTGACCCTGGTGGGGGAGGACACCGAGGTGGACAAGACCATCGTGGACAGCATCGGCGACCCCATCATGCACATCGTGCGCAACTCCATGGACCACGGCATCGAGGCGGACGAGGAGGCGCGGACCGCCGCGGGGAAGGACCCGGTGGGGGAGATTGTGCTCTCCGCCCGCCACACCGGCGGCGAGGTGATCATCGAGGTGAAGGACGACGGCCAGGGGGTCAACTGCGACGCGGTGCTGGCCAAGGCCGTCCGGGCGGGGCTGGCCAGCCCGGACGTGGACTACTCCCACAGGGAGATCCTCAACTTCCTGCTCATGCCCGGCTTCTCCACCAATACCGAGGTGACGGAGTTCTCCGGCCGCGGTGTGGGCATGGACGTGGTGAAAAAGAACGTGGAGGAGGTGGGCGGCACGGTGTCCATCTCCAGCGAGCCGGGGGTGGGCATGACCACCACGCTGAAAATCCCGCTGACCATGGCGATTATGGACGGGATGGAGGTGGCGGTGGGCGGCTCCATCTTCACCATCCCCATCAACAATATCCGCCAGTCCTTCAAGGTGGGCGCAGGGGACGTGATCCACGACGCCGCCCGGGGCGAGATGCTCAAGTGCATGGACAGCTTCTACCCCGTCCTGCGGGTGAAGGAGCTCTACAGCCTGGAGGGCGGGTGCGACGAGATCGAGGACGGCATCGTGCTGTGGCTGGAGGCGGGTGAGTGCTCCTACTGCCTGTTCGTGGACGAGCTGATGGGGGAGCAGCAGGTGGTGGTCAAGCCGCTGCCCGCCTACGTGAACGCCTTCGGCATCAAGGAGCGGGGCATCACGGGCTGCACCATCCTGGGGGACGGGAACATCAGCATTATCCTGGACGCCGCCAACCTCTACTCCCTGGTGCGCTGA
- a CDS encoding type III secretion protein: MSKSSPDPAAPRRAVALQYDGGGAAPIVVASGMGYLAERIVEVASESGVPVYEDNSLATMLSQLELGQEIPESLYQAIVEIYVYFLEFDPGDPEGLRRQPPPAAPAQSAEEEQL; encoded by the coding sequence ATGTCAAAGTCTAGCCCCGACCCCGCGGCGCCCCGCCGCGCGGTGGCCCTGCAGTACGACGGGGGCGGCGCCGCCCCTATCGTCGTGGCCTCCGGCATGGGGTACCTGGCGGAGCGCATCGTGGAGGTGGCGTCGGAGAGCGGCGTGCCGGTCTACGAGGACAACTCCCTGGCCACCATGCTCTCCCAGCTGGAGCTGGGGCAGGAGATCCCTGAGTCCCTCTACCAGGCCATCGTGGAGATCTACGTCTATTTTCTGGAGTTCGACCCCGGGGACCCGGAGGGCCTGCGCCGCCAGCCCCCTCCCGCCGCCCCGGCGCAATCCGCTGAGGAGGAGCAGCTATGA